GAACCTACAACCTGCCGGTTAACAGCCGGACGCTCTACCGATTGAGCTATGGAGGAATATTTACAACAGACGCTTATAATCTTAACATATTTATTAGTATCATGCAAGAACTTTTTTCATATTGATGAATAGCTCTTCCATGATCCTAAGAAGCAGTTTATTGCGACAGAGATTAATATACCATGGTATATGCAAAACGTCAATATATCTTTTTATAGTTAGATTTTTTTGTTATTTGAAGATAAATTCCCTTCCATTTTTATCCCACCCTTGCTATAATAAATCTTCGTCTATCTAGACAATTATTGCACAGAGGGGGTAGTGAATGGTTTATCTTGAACTTTTGAAAAAGAACTTTGTACTGCAATTGCAGTACAGGCTGGCTCATTTTATCAATAACGCAGGCAGTATCATATTTGGCTTCATCTATATCGCTATTTGGGTTGCCGCACTAGAAGGAAAAGAAGAGACTTCTCCTTTTACTAGTGTTGAGATAACACATTACATGGCGTTTATTCAATGCATACTATGGTTTACTGTCTTCTTATCCATGGGTCTTCTTATCCCAGAACGTGTTCGGACAGGTGCGATCAGTTTAGAAATGATGCGGCCTACCTCCTACTTTCTCTATGTACTTAGTCAAGAAAGTGGACGCCTCTTCTACAACTTCTGTTTCCGCAGTATTCCAATCGGTCTCGCTTTCAGCTTTACTGTCGGTTTTTATCTTCCCCACGATAAACTCACCTATGTGTGGACGTTATTCTCACTATTACTCGCTGTATGGCTAAGCTTAAATCTCTTTTATACCGTCGGCATCACCTCCTGCTGGACATTTGAAGTTAGTGGAGCCCATCTGATTTTATTTACACTTCTCTTTGGATTAGGAGGTCAAATGGTACCCATTTCTTTATTGCCACCTCCACTAGCAGAATTGGCGCTCTATCTCCCCTTTGCTGGAATACTATATCATCCTACTATGATTTTCTTGGAAAAGGCAGATGGGGATGTATTGCTTCTCCCACTCATTTGGGCTATCTTACTGCCTGTGTTTAATCTCGCCTTAACACACCTAGCACGTCGTAAATTAGAAGTCCAGGGGGGTTAACATGCGTTTATTCCTAACGTTATGGGGAGCCAGTCTACGCTCTCGCATGCAATATAAAGGAAATTTTCTCTTCTCCTCTTTTTCGTATGGAATGATTATGTTGCTCGACTTTCTGTTACTCGCAGCAATATTATACCGTTTTGATCACATCTTAGGATGGACAATTGCCGAGGTAGGCCTACTATACAGTATTTCCACCATCTCTATGTCACTCTACCGCCTGCT
This sequence is a window from Mechercharimyces sp. CAU 1602. Protein-coding genes within it:
- a CDS encoding ABC transporter permease — encoded protein: MVYLELLKKNFVLQLQYRLAHFINNAGSIIFGFIYIAIWVAALEGKEETSPFTSVEITHYMAFIQCILWFTVFLSMGLLIPERVRTGAISLEMMRPTSYFLYVLSQESGRLFYNFCFRSIPIGLAFSFTVGFYLPHDKLTYVWTLFSLLLAVWLSLNLFYTVGITSCWTFEVSGAHLILFTLLFGLGGQMVPISLLPPPLAELALYLPFAGILYHPTMIFLEKADGDVLLLPLIWAILLPVFNLALTHLARRKLEVQGG